One Mycobacteroides abscessus ATCC 19977 genomic window carries:
- the sugE gene encoding quaternary ammonium compound efflux SMR transporter SugE, protein MVWLVLVLAGLLEVGWAIGLKYTEGFTRLWPTVGTVGSMIISIALLGIAMKSLPVGTAYAIWVGVGAVGTAILGIVLFGDSANVWRLLSLGLIVAGIIGLKLAT, encoded by the coding sequence ATGGTGTGGTTGGTCCTAGTTCTCGCGGGTCTGCTCGAGGTGGGCTGGGCCATCGGCCTCAAATACACCGAGGGTTTCACGCGGTTGTGGCCCACGGTCGGAACTGTCGGCTCGATGATCATCAGCATCGCGCTGCTGGGCATCGCGATGAAGAGTCTGCCGGTGGGCACCGCGTATGCGATCTGGGTCGGTGTCGGAGCCGTCGGGACCGCGATCCTTGGCATCGTGCTGTTCGGCGACTCCGCCAACGTTTGGCGGCTGCTTAGCCTCGGATTGATCGTGGCAGGGATCATCGGCCTCAAATTGGCGACCTGA
- a CDS encoding NINE protein, protein MTESTPPPFGTPPPVPPAPGVPYPPPYVDPAAPYGRDPATGAPYSDKSKLVAGLLQLLGLVGFLGFGRIYLGQTLLGVVQLLIGFVTFGIVAVIWAIVDAVLIFGGKVTDKVGRQLRD, encoded by the coding sequence ATGACCGAGAGCACTCCGCCTCCATTCGGAACGCCTCCGCCGGTGCCCCCTGCGCCCGGCGTCCCGTACCCGCCGCCGTATGTCGATCCCGCCGCCCCGTACGGGCGTGACCCCGCCACCGGGGCACCGTACTCGGATAAGTCGAAGCTGGTCGCGGGCCTCTTGCAGCTACTGGGCCTAGTGGGGTTCCTGGGCTTTGGCCGTATCTATCTGGGCCAGACGCTGCTGGGCGTCGTGCAGCTCCTGATCGGTTTCGTGACCTTCGGGATTGTTGCGGTCATCTGGGCGATTGTGGATGCGGTGTTGATCTTCGGCGGCAAGGTCACCGATAAGGTCGGGCGCCAGCTTCGGGATTGA